The Flavobacterium sp. M31R6 nucleotide sequence AAAGCCCGCAGGCCAGAACCTTTGGCACTTCCCTACCAGCATTTTGAATTGTATCCTGAAAAGAGAGCAACTGAGATGGGTTTCTCAAAAATAAATTTACCCCAAGAAAAAGAAGAAATTTTTGAAAGAACAGTTTCCTTATCCGATTTAGACATTGTCAATCATGCCAATAATGTAAAATACTTGGAATGGTGCTTGGATTTAGTCGATGAAAACAAAATACTATCCCAACAAATAAAAAGCTTTGAGATGAACTTTTTGAAAGAACTCTCGCTAAAAGATAAAGTGATAATTCATGAATGCATAAATGATAACGATGTTGTTTTTAGCATCACCAAAGAAGATAAAACATGTTTTGCTTTGCAGCTCAATTGGAAATAAAAAAAAGCTTCGAAATTAATCGAAGCTTTTCTTTATGAATTAACAAGACCTATTATTTCCCTTTCACAACTAATCTAAATCCTTCACCGTGAATGTTCAAAATTTCAACATCCTCGTCTTGTTTTAAATACTTTCTTAGTTTGGCGAT carries:
- a CDS encoding acyl-[acyl-carrier-protein] thioesterase, whose protein sequence is MPIDPNFTSILSKDWEINFTQCTPNGYLKYTDLCNLLQLTAAAHSEVGGISFTDMQEFNQAWVLSRMRVEITDLPKWRDVVTIKTWINSLENSRSVRALEMHVNGKKIVGSETFWAVFNTKARRPEPLALPYQHFELYPEKRATEMGFSKINLPQEKEEIFERTVSLSDLDIVNHANNVKYLEWCLDLVDENKILSQQIKSFEMNFLKELSLKDKVIIHECINDNDVVFSITKEDKTCFALQLNWK